In the Primulina tabacum isolate GXHZ01 chromosome 15, ASM2559414v2, whole genome shotgun sequence genome, AGGTTATATAGTCTAGTAGGTTTATGAAATTGATCCAGATAACAACTAATGTGGCTCTTATGGTAAAGATTTTCCACtacatattttttcatttttaccAGTCTAAAAAACACGCATCAGTTCAAGAATGTAAGTTATGACTCAAAATGCGCAGATACTTCAACAATTTGATGTCCCATCGTGCTAAACTGAACAAAATAAAGTCAAAAGATTGAGACCCTTTATTTCTGATGAAAATTAGGTCTCGTTTTACAAGAATAATCATACCTTTCTTTTTCTCTGTTTCTTTATTTCCTATAACTGTTCAGAGGTTGGACTACCTTTTCTCACTCACGGAGACCATATGACCAAAAAATGAGAAACTTGAAATTGAAAATAACTCATGTAAAAACATTAAAAAGTAAAATATATGCACTGAAGCTTCGTACTTTTGAAGCTACTAGCATCTCCTAGGAATAAAATTGCTGAATTATTCTTTTTTTTCCCCTTTCAACCCCAGTTCATCAGACTATGAGCATAAAATTTTGACCCATTAGGAAGATAGCAATATGACTCCTGCAACACAATGTAATATTTATAAGGATACGCTCCTTGGTAGCCAGGCATTCCAGTAGCATTTTTATCCACAGAAATGTTCATCTCACCAATCCTCTGGATTGTCCTATGTTCTTTAGTCTGTTGATTTCCTTCTACATAGGCACGCCTATCTTCAGTGTCATTACCATCTTTTGCTGCACTTCCTTCTTGTGTACAAATTCATGAAGACCAATGCAAGTTATTCGGTATAACATTATAAGAAATATGTTGAACTCACCTGAGAGTTCAGACCAAATTCTGGTGTGATCAGATGGGTGATCAGAAGTATTTCCATTAGGATCTTGCTGTGCTGAAGCCCCTGCACTGGCAGCTGGAGGAGGTCCTGCAGAATTTCCAACGTTGAGCTGCGAGACAAGCATGGTTGCAAGCACTAGTGTGGCATCAAAATTTGAGAAGGATTCGTCATCTGAGCCAAATTTTGGCGCCATTAGAATTGGCCTGTTTATCCATTTAGCCGATCAGATTAAATTCAATTTGAAAGCTAAAAATTTGATGACAACAATTAAATAAGCAGGAATGTTCAGAATATGTGGATCCACCTATAAAGAAAAAAGTTCTTCATTAAATACGTGCAGAGGGTAACTGTGCATTGTCAACTCTTGTTTTGCTGAAGATACAACTCAATATTAAACATTTAATCTAAtaccaaaaattcaaatatacatttcagcatgtccaCAAACAGAAGTAGCAAGAACTTTTGCTGTACCAGAGGCATCCTCAATTGGAAAGCAAGTTCATGAACAATGGAAAGAAAAAGCTTATATGCTAATTAGAAAATGGTTAATTAATCAAGTGTGAGAAGAAAATTAATCTTACTCGCCAGCTTTATCAAAATATATGTGTATGTCAACTTCACATCCCTCGCAGAATGAAAGAAATGCCTGGAATGTATAGCAAAAATAAACCAAAGAAAGAGAAGTGTTTGTTACAAACaacagaaaaagaaaaaaataataaagctcACAATATGATAAAAGGGAACAGTCCAAAGTATCCTGCTGGCATTATTTTGATGGTAATAGAGGTTGCCTAGCAGCATGAGAGTGGAGTCTAGTATAGAGTATGCATGTGTCATAGACATGAAACTAAGTTGATGGAAAATCTGCTTATAAGTTTTCATTTATATGCCACCACTTATATAAGTCATTGAAGGAAAGAAAATCAATATGTCTTCAGTTGCTTCACCTTCAGTTCCTTCACTCCAAATGTTATATCTACAGGATCTCGAAAGTGCTCATACTGTACAAACTCCTCCTTAGGATCTATCCACAGCTGAGTATGTAGCAATGAATCATTTTCTGCATTTAGGAGTGTACACTCTAATATTAGCTGTGAACTGAGCCTTTTCTAGtccaaaaaaatatacaaagtTGCCTAGTTTACCTGAGGTTGGGTCAATGTAACTTCTAAATTCAACGGCTTTTCCCCCAAACTGATCAGCAGCATTGGCGTTCAAGGTAGGTTGTTGTGTTGCGATGATTGTGATCTCCTGAAGTGTTGATTGAAAATTAGCTAGTAATCTGTTGAGATCCCGAGGCCGAACTACAAAGCTGCTAGGAAGCAGCCTCCGATCAAGTGATAGTTGTTGTATATCAGGATCAACATTGCATGAGATCCAATAGGTTTTTCTCATTCCTGTAAAAGAACATAATTTTCACACTCTAAACCATGACAGGTGGTGGAAATGGGATTTGATGGCATACAATGGCAGACATACATTCATCTCAACACAATGCAACACACTTGAAACATGATTAAGCAGAGATTGAAAACTTACAGGTATAGGCTAAAGGTGacaatgatgaaataatgctcctttTCTAAGAACTTTTTTTGGGGCATATTGAAAGGAAGTTAAATGTGACATATAGCTCAGCTACATAAAAATTTGCATGCCATTCTTGTATTTTATATCATATAACTCAGTCTAGCAGAAATTCTTGTAAAAGAAGCACAAAGAAATTTCTGATATTTTGAGTGATTTTTTTGTCCAAGCAATTGAAGGGGTTTTGGACATGCTCATGAaagtatattaatttttttttaattctaaCAGGTCTACAACAAAATTTATGCCTTCTTGATAGCAGCCATGCTTCTCATTTTTAACAGTTATATGCAGTTGCCATATTAGAGGTAAAAGAGCCACATGTTTTTTTTAGCATAAGAGCTATATGTTTTTGGAATCATACTATTGTACCTATTCCTTCACCATAAGCAGCATTTCTGCTTTGAACAGAAGAAGTGCAACTTTCAATAGGTCTAAGTAAATTGGTAGCAAATCAGTCTTTCAACCACCATAAGAGTTGAGGCTAGAACATCTGGTTTTACAGCATATGAGGGAATGGAattcaatattcatgataacGGAGTCTGGGCAtcaactcagttttaatacagTGTAAAATTATGATTGATGTTTTCTGCATTAAAATCAAAGCAAAACATTGAAGCAGAAAATCAATTAAATGTGGAGTTCATTTGATTACTGAGTTATTAAATAACTcacgttttttattttattacaaaaatTTGAATCTGTTCATCCCTTCCATCTTCTATGTTATGAATATCATTCCACTTTGAACAGAGAGAATTTTGACGGGTGAAAATCTTGTATGCAACTTGAACCATTAAATACTTGTTCAATCTACAAACTGCCATCTGCTATCTATCTTCGGTGTTTTTGCTCAGAAGGATAAATGGACATAATCAGGTTTAGAACTTTTTGGCAATATTCAACAAACAATTCTTTATGAACACCAACAATACTTAACAAAATCTGTCACTGTGAACTATTTATCTAGTGGAAACTAAGCAGAGTATCTGAGGGAATTATAAGATGTAACAATAGGACTATACCATTAAAACATTCTAAAGTCCACTGCACCTTTGGTGAATTAGGATCAGATAATAGAACACTTAAATGCTCTATACTCGCTATTGGAGTTCGCAATACTGAACAGATGGCCTGCATAAATCAAAATAACGCAAGTTATTTTGATCCCGGCGGTATAAAAATTATCTTAGGAGAGTGTtgttaatgcaaaaaggaatacCTTCAAAAGCACACTGCATTGCACCTGGGCACCAGAAACTGAATAGACATCAAAGAAATCGGGTTTCAAGGTTATGGATTGATAGGCGGACCTCGATGAATTAAGAGTATGACAAGTAAGCTGCCACAAAAAAGTTGaatattaaatgaaaattgAAACAGCAAAGACTCAGCTCCATTCcaaattcaaattatatttacatTACACTGAACGCAAAAAATTGGAACAAAGTGGTCAGTCAATACTCATTTCACATGAAAACACCGTATATTTCTGAAATGTAACATGATTCAGAACATATGATTTTACATAGCTCGTACTGACATTCATGCCATCAGGCCTACCCTGGTTTTATTTTACTGGAAGTCAACACCTATACAGTATAATTCGGACACAATGAAATTCCATCCCGAAATCCTTAAAACCCTTATTACTTTATCAGAACTAGTAAAAAATGTATAGAAACAATCTTATAAATTTCTGGAAAAAGACAAAACTGACTTGCTGCAACAGCGGTTATGCTCATCGCATTCTACCAACTTCGATAAGAAGCAAAACATTTGAGGAATCGTAAGTCAAAATACACGACGAATTACAGGCATAATATACAATTAAAAATAGCTCACCAGAGACGGTGATGCCTGAAGGACGATCTCGTTGCCGATTCGCGCCAGGCATATGATTGATCGAGCGAAGATTTTGAGAGCATTCCCGCTTAGACCCAGCTCCATTTCCTCACCAAAATTTGGTAATCAAACTACAAGCTAAGCGGGAAAAGGTAATGGGTTGGTACATCATAGCACACCAAACACTGAATCTATTTCCATTCTATTTTATCAAGATTGGACACATACTCTTTTGTCAACATTGAGCACACGACATGCCAGTAACTAATTAGGAGatataacttttttttttcaattttacccttTTATGATATCAATattatacttttattttttattatttttttttaaatttcaacacacatttttattttttatttttgttattccaacaattcaaatatcaatttagtcactTCATAAATTATCAAATTACACTTTAATCTATCGataaagataaaagaaaaaattatacgCATGCATCTCGTGTGCATAATAACTAGTTCATATTATAATTTGAGTCAATTGTAAAAAATAATCTCAAATGTGGGGACTAAATTTAGTGATTAGTCCCTGTGTTGTGGAGATTTTTAATTTGCACTAATTTGACAAAccctaaaattatttttcaccccAAAATTGACAAATTTTGCATATTTTCCCTTCGTAAGTCAATTCTAACTTATGTCCTCCCCCAATTTCTTCGTCTCAAATGCAAACGTAAAATCATAATATATCGAGGAGAATGGAACACTGAAACCCCCGACCGATGAAACCCACAGATGAATAGACGAAAGCAAGCGATGAAGCCAGCATCTCACCTTGGAAAGGAGTATGTTTGTTTGTGCATGTTATTATTGGTTCTCCGCTTGTTattgtttgaaattttttgGCTTCTGGATTTGTAGTTGGTTATTGAGTGATTTTACAAGTTCATTTGTGCGATTTGTTGGTGATTTTTGTCTACTATCGATTTGCACTTGGTTTTAAGTGTGatttttgttgtgaaaaagtaaaaatttatggtaaaaagtaaaaatctcaaactctcaaaatttaccaaactacacacttaatatttttctctctactcaattgtatcaaatctttacaaatggagacctatttataggatttctttgaaaaacaatccaaaaacaatttcatcattacatacatcatcacacactaattttcaatattcaacatctaattttacctaattttcaacatttaacattataattttcaacacaaatatttttcatattttcaacattcccccttgtgatgatgatcatgataggatgatgtcttcattacgtgattttgtactgcctcgttaaaaaccttactaggaaaaactcattgggataaaaatcatagtaagggaaaaagagtgcagtcacgtaaactccccctcatgttgacatgaacaattcttcacaaatttcgtagattgcgcatcccaatattatatatgtgctttctgaatattgtcgtaggaagtgcctttgtgaagagatctgatgagttttcacttgattgaatgtgacgaacatcaatacatttattcttctcaagctccttggtgaatgcgaagaacttagaaggaatatgtttagttctatcgctttttatgtatccttctttcatttgagctacacatgcagcattatcttcatatagtatcacaggcttctcgtcgaatgataatccacatgagatttggatatgtcggatcattgattttaaccacacacattcacggcttgcttcatgtagtgcaataatctcggcatgatttgatgaagttgttacaagcgtttgtttctgtgaatgCCAAGAAATTgaagtgcctccacgagtaaatacatatccagtttgggaacgtgccttgtgtggatcagataagtatccagtaTCGGCATAatccaattatacttggattagcatcttttgattacaaaagtcccaagtctgtcgttcctcgtagataacggaatatatgtttaattccgttccagtgtctctttgttggatatgtgctaaatcttgccaacaaatttacggcaaaagatatatcaggacTTGTataatttgtaagatacataagggcaccgataacACTTatatatggtacttctggaccaagaatatcttcatcatcttcacatggacggaatggatccttttctatgtttaatgatctaacaaccatcggagtacttaaaggatttgatttatccatattgaaacgtttaaggatcttttctgtataatttgtctggtgaacaaatattccacattttttttgttcaatttgtaacccagacaatacttggtttttccaatatcattcatttcaaattcttccttcaagtatgacacaacttcttgaatttccttattcgttccaatgatgtttaaatcatcaacatatacagcaataattacgcatccggatgttgttttcttaatgaaaacacaagggcatattgaattatttacatatccctttttcatcaagtgatcacttagtcgattataccacattcgaccggattgctttaacctatataatgatctttgtaatttcacagaataacattctctgggttttgaactttgtgcttcagacatcttaaatccttcagggattttcatatatatattactatcaagtgatccatataagtatgctgtaacaacatccataagacgcatttctaaattttcagatatcgccaagctaatcaaataccgaaatgtaattgcatccatcacgggagaatacgtttcttcataatcaattccaggcctttgagaaaaaccttgcgcaacaagtcgagctttatatcttactatttcatttttctcacttcgctttcgaataaaaacccatttgtatccaacaggttttacaccttcaggtgtaaggactataggtccaaaaacattacgtttatttagcgaatccaattcaacctggatggcttctttccattttatctaatcctgccgatttttacattcaccaaaagattttggttcatgatcttcattattatttatgatgtcaattgccacattataagaaaatatatcatcaatttcttctatatcttttcggttccatatttttccagtattaatataattgatagagatttcatgattctcgtcagtttgtggttctgacagaacattttcatcatcatgtgtttcttcaggaacaccattctctattttgtgatcatcatgtgtttcttcatgaacatcattctttattttgtgatcatcgtgtttctctatgaattttttttttcgaggatttttatccttggaaccgactggccttccacgcttcaggcgtttaatgacatcatgagtatcttcaatttgtttcttcggaatttcaattcgagcaggggcatttgcagcatgtatatatgatttagttaccccttttgtgtctgcaaatgcatctggtatttgatttgctattctttgcaagtgtacaatttgctgtacatctttttcacattgttttgttcttggatccagatgtaacaatgatgatacatactatgtaatttctttttcggtatgtttctgttctccccctaacattgggaaaatttcctcattaaaatgacaatcagcaaaacgtgctatGAATACGTCGCCtttctgaggttcaagatatcgaatgattgatggactatcataaccgatataaattccaacctttctttgaggtcccattctctttcgttgcggtggtgcaataggcacatacaccatacatccaaaaattctcagatgagaaatgtctggttctttaccaaatgaaAGCTGCAAtgaggagtatttatgatatgcacttggtctgatgcgaattaaagaagcagcatgtaaaattgcatgtccccatatagaaatatggagctttgttttcataatcattggtctagcaatcatttgcagacgtttaatcaatgattcaaccaatccattctgtgtatgtacatgagcaacatgatgctcaacaatgattcccatagaaatacaataatcattgaaagtttgggaagtaaattcaccagcattatcaagtctaattttcttgattgtataatcgggaaattgtttcctcaattttattatttgagcaagtaatcttgcaaatgcaacatttcgagttgacaataaacatacatgtgaccatctgctggaggcatcaatcaatatcataaagtatctgaatggtccacatggtggatggattggtccataaatatcaccctgaatacgttcaagaaacattggtgattcagtttggattttggctggtgatggtcttataataagttttccaagagaacatgctttacattgaaacttattattctgaaagatcttctggtctttcagcggatggccatgtgtattttctataattcttcgcatcattgttgaaccaggatgtcctaatcgatcatgccaattggttaatattgaagaattatcaactatccatgtttgattcaatgggacttatatgtgtataatgcaatccagtaggaagcattgatagtttttcaataacatatttctttcctgatttatatgtgataagacacatatacttctcatttccttcattcattgtttgagtatcataaccatgggaatatatatcattaaaactcaacaaatttcttttcgattgtggtgaatataaagcatcattaatcaaaaattttgtaccattaggtaataaaaattgtgctttaccacatcctttaataaAGTCTACaagacctgatattgtattcaccgttgtttttgttggttttagtttcaagaaatatcttttatctcggaaggatagtgtgcgttgtaccactatcgggtatgcaaacttcaactTTGcttatagcattttccatatttgaacttcaaaaaaaaaaatatgcaatgaaataaaattactgacaatacatatgtaaatataacacatatcataattgtacaataaaacattattatatgaatacatgaaaaataaattattgtacatttatattctaccattatattgttcattttcagagaaatcattgagaaaatctatagcatcaatattgtttatttctatcccaccaacatattgatcatttccagagaaatcattcataaaatcagcagcatcaaaatgagttgaatcactcaaacggtcacttcgttcagtgaagttggtctctttttctttcccctttatcgattctttatagagcttgcaaaggtgctcaggggctcgacaaatacgagatcaatgtcctggagtgccgcatatgaaacaagaactttcaaatcttttcgagtgattttcattaacactcatgttctcatgatgccttttctgtggatggttcgtgacgcccttttgagatgagttataaaaataactatctctattgttttcaaaaccacggcctcgaccacgaccacgaccaattccacgtccacttccacgaccacgacctcgacctcgaccaaaaccttgtctctggatttgattttggttttcaggtttaaattcatttttactcacaacatttacttctgaaaatgctgttgatccagtgggtcgggactgatgatttctcattaatagctcattgttcttttccgtcacaagaagacaggcgatgagttcagaatatctcgcaaatccacgcactctatattgttgctgtaaagttatatttgatgcgtgaaacgtggaaaatgttttttcaagcatttccgattctgtaacctcatgtccacaaaattttagctgcgagattattcgatacatcgctgaattataatcaatgactttcttaaaatcttggaatcttaacatattccattcatcacgggcggtcggaagtataacttcccttatatgttcaaatctttctttcaatcctttccacagagccatgggatctttttcgatgagatattcacattttaaaccttcatcgagatgtcgacgcaaaaatatcatagcttttgctttttcttgtgatgaagatatgccattttctttaatggtctcgcttagacccaatgactcaagatgcatttctacatcaagagtccatggcatataattttttcccatgATGTCGAGTGCAACAAATttgagctttgtcaaatttgacatggtggtactaaaaaaattacgatgcattttattagttaatgaatattgcaatacaaagtaatggataaacaacaagtacaagcatttgtaaaaataaagaaaacacacgaggaggatattctccgataaataaaagactcgtgagtatgataaccaaaataattaaaaataaccttgagaaagccatcttcttttttcttcgaaaatttgatgaagaataatttttagagaataggagaaagttggagtgattgaaagagtttgtgagatcatatttattgggcaaaaactagccgttttgttaccgtttatgaccgttggtgtacaaaaaaaaatatatgtatttgtataattttatggtaataatatggtgtatataatattagtcagatttaaata is a window encoding:
- the LOC142527318 gene encoding uncharacterized protein LOC142527318 isoform X5, whose amino-acid sequence is MELGLSGNALKIFARSIICLARIGNEIVLQASPSLLTCHTLNSSRSAYQSITLKPDFFDVYSVSGAQVQCSVLLKAICSVLRTPIASIEHLSVLLSDPNSPKVQWTLECFNGMRKTYWISCNVDPDIQQLSLDRRLLPSSFVVRPRDLNRLLANFQSTLQEITIIATQQPTLNANAADQFGGKAVEFRSYIDPTSENDSLLHTQLWIDPKEEFVQYEHFRDPVDITFGVKELKAFLSFCEGCEVDIHIYFDKAGEPILMAPKFGSDDESFSNFDATLVLATMLVSQLNVGNSAGPPPAASAGASAQQDPNGNTSDHPSDHTRIWSELSGSAAKDGNDTEDRRAYVEGNQQTKEHRTIQRIGVILLSS
- the LOC142527318 gene encoding uncharacterized protein LOC142527318 isoform X6 gives rise to the protein MELGLSGNALKIFARSIICLARIGNEIVLQASPSLLTCHTLNSSRSAYQSITLKPDFFDVYSVSGAQVQCSVLLKAICSVLRTPIASIEHLSVLLSDPNSPKVQWTLECFNGMRKTYWISCNVDPDIQQLSLDRRLLPSSFVVRPRDLNRLLANFQSTLQEITIIATQQPTLNANAADQFGGKAVEFRSYIDPTSENDSLLHTQLWIDPKEEFVQYEHFRDPVDITFGVKELKAFLSFCEGCEVDIHIYFDKAGEPILMAPKFGSDDESFSNFDATLVLATMLVSQLNVGNSAGPPPAASAGASAQQDPNGNTSDHPSDHTRIWSELSAKDGNDTEDRRAYVEGNQQTKEHRTIQRIGVILLSS
- the LOC142527318 gene encoding uncharacterized protein LOC142527318 isoform X1 gives rise to the protein MELGLSGNALKIFARSIICLARIGNEIVLQASPSLLTCHTLNSSRSAYQSITLKPDFFDVYSVSGAQVQCSVLLKAICSVLRTPIASIEHLSVLLSDPNSPKVQWTLECFNGMRKTYWISCNVDPDIQQLSLDRRLLPSSFVVRPRDLNRLLANFQSTLQEITIIATQQPTLNANAADQFGGKAVEFRSYIDPTSENDSLLHTQLWIDPKEEFVQYEHFRDPVDITFGVKELKAFLSFCEGCEVDIHIYFDKAGEPILMAPKFGSDDESFSNFDATLVLATMLVSQLNVGNSAGPPPAASAGASAQQDPNGNTSDHPSDHTRIWSELSGSAAKDGNDTEDRRAYVEGNQQTKEHRTIQRIGEMNISVDKNATGMPGYQGACGAMETNNAGNPRGGDVIGSTLSQRHPRNWVDAVADDDEEDEADLFVQSTPPYS
- the LOC142527318 gene encoding uncharacterized protein LOC142527318 isoform X3, with translation MSLTCHTLNSSRSAYQSITLKPDFFDVYSVSGAQVQCSVLLKAICSVLRTPIASIEHLSVLLSDPNSPKVQWTLECFNGMRKTYWISCNVDPDIQQLSLDRRLLPSSFVVRPRDLNRLLANFQSTLQEITIIATQQPTLNANAADQFGGKAVEFRSYIDPTSENDSLLHTQLWIDPKEEFVQYEHFRDPVDITFGVKELKAFLSFCEGCEVDIHIYFDKAGEPILMAPKFGSDDESFSNFDATLVLATMLVSQLNVGNSAGPPPAASAGASAQQDPNGNTSDHPSDHTRIWSELSGSAAKDGNDTEDRRAYVEGNQQTKEHRTIQRIGEMNISVDKNATGMPGYQGACGAMETNNAGNPRGGDVIGSTLSQRHPRNWVDAVADDDEEDEADLFVQSTPPYS
- the LOC142527318 gene encoding uncharacterized protein LOC142527318 isoform X2, with translation MELGLSGNALKIFARSIICLARIGNEIVLQASPSLLTCHTLNSSRSAYQSITLKPDFFDVYSVSGAQVQCSVLLKAICSVLRTPIASIEHLSVLLSDPNSPKVQWTLECFNGMRKTYWISCNVDPDIQQLSLDRRLLPSSFVVRPRDLNRLLANFQSTLQEITIIATQQPTLNANAADQFGGKAVEFRSYIDPTSENDSLLHTQLWIDPKEEFVQYEHFRDPVDITFGVKELKAFLSFCEGCEVDIHIYFDKAGEPILMAPKFGSDDESFSNFDATLVLATMLVSQLNVGNSAGPPPAASAGASAQQDPNGNTSDHPSDHTRIWSELSAKDGNDTEDRRAYVEGNQQTKEHRTIQRIGEMNISVDKNATGMPGYQGACGAMETNNAGNPRGGDVIGSTLSQRHPRNWVDAVADDDEEDEADLFVQSTPPYS
- the LOC142527318 gene encoding uncharacterized protein LOC142527318 isoform X4; the protein is MELGLSGNALKIFARSIICLARIGNEIVLQASPSLLTCHTLNSSRSAYQSITLKPDFFDVYSVSGAQVQCSVLLKAICSVLRTPIASIEHLSVLLSDPNSPKVQWTLECFNGMRKTYWISCNVDPDIQQLSLDRRLLPSSFVVRPRDLNRLLANFQSTLQEITIIATQQPTLNANAADQFGGKAVEFRSYIDPTSENDSLLHTQLWIDPKEEFVQYEHFRDPVDITFGVKELKAFLSFCEGCEVDIHIYFDKAGEPILMAPKFGSDDESFSNFDATLVLATMLVSQLNVGNSAGPPPAASAGASAQQDPNGNTSDHPSDHTRIWSELSGEFNIFLIMLYRITCIGLHEFVHKKEVQQKMVMTLKIGVPM